The Gavia stellata isolate bGavSte3 chromosome 1, bGavSte3.hap2, whole genome shotgun sequence DNA segment AGATTAGACCTGATTTTAAATAAGGCCACCAGTCCCGCTGCAATGAATAAAGTCCCAATGACCAGGTAGGTAAAAAGCGGAGCGACGACAAAGCCTGTCAGCGCATCTAGGTTCTGGTTCCCAACATAGCACAGACCGGTGAGCTCGTCTGCGTCTACCAGTCTCATAATCAAAATGACGATGGTCTTCACCGCGGGGATAGCCCAGGCTGCAATATGGAAATAAGAGCTGTGCATTTCTATAGCTTCATGGCCCCACTTGAGTCCTGCAGCCAGAAACCACGTCAATGTGAGAATAACCCACCAGATGGAGCTAGCCATCCCGAAAAAATACATCAGCAAGAAAATTATAGCACATCCTGTGTTCTTAAGACCTTCTTGGATAAGAACAGGTTCTGCTGCCTCTTCAAAATCACAGGATATCCTTTCCCGGCCCACAGTTAGCCTCACAATATAAGCAATGCTATAAATATTGTAGCACATGCTCAAAAATATGATTGGGCGCTCCGGGTAGGAAAATCTGGATGAATCAATCAGGAAGGTCAGGACCGTGAAGGCAGTTGAGATGAAGCAAAGACTGGCCCACACGGCCATCCAGATATCTGTGAACTCCTTAGCCGACCTGCTGTAGAGACCAGCGTCGTAGCCGCACTTCAGGACGCAGCTCAAGCTTCTCTTCACCCAGATGTACTGATCCGAGTTAGATCCCATGCTGTGGCActcctctccaggctgcaaGGAGGTCTTGCTGTGAAGGGGAACCTCTTCGTCTCCTGGGCCCTCCATGCACATGTGGTTGTGATCATTCTGGGGTGGGAATTTGCTGCAGTTGAGGCTGTCTGGCCAGGCAAATCCAAATTCTTTTAAAACGGGTTCGCATCTTCTTTTGACAGAGAGGCACATGCCACCGCAGGGACCTATGGGGATGTTAATCTTCTCTGTGCACATCGGGACATAGACCGAACAAAGGAAGAACtggaggagagaaacagaaaccacAAGCGGGTTAGGGGAAAATTAAACAGGTCAAAATAtaacaagttttctttttttgccttttttagcAGTTAATATTTGGTCCTTTGCCTTAAAAACAGGAAGCGgcataaaacaaataaaccagGAACAATAcaaacaaagaaggaaacaaaaccccTAAAAGTGTTGTCTTCTTTCAGTTCAAATGTGGTCCGAAGCCAAAGCTTGAACATTTTACTCCCTAGATTAGCTCCATGTAAATTTAGTTCATCAGTTTCAATACAGCGAGTGGGATTTAGCCAGATCTAAACCTCAAGGGTGCAATGAGGAAAGCAAAAAACCGAACTGAAGCGGAttaaacaaatacatatatttattctAGGCACTGCCTGGATATTACAGCTaacaagcaaacagaagaaaaggcatTTATTGAGTTACTTTGGTTCACGATCCTCCTAGAAGGATGTCTTTTACCATAGGGTCACGCACGTATTTACAACGGTAATAAAATATTCTCGTTTTCTCGGCTTTGGAATAATGGCAATTCTGCGACGCGACGGCGTAACGGGATCGCGTGCTAATTCGGGAACTCTGCCCCAAGAAACAAGCTGGTTTTTGTTTGATGAAACCCACGCCCGTGGGGAGGACAAGACGAGGATCCTGCCGTTCGCCTGGGAAAGAAACTCCTGGGGGGAAGCTCCGGGAGGAGCTCCCCGGCAGCCAGCGGCTCCCAGCAGCCCGCTCCGCTGCCCTCGCGTTTAAGAGGGGCGCAGCCCCTCGGGTACAGCCGAAGCGGCGGGCAGCGCCCCGGCAGGGCTCCGGGAGCCCCGGCTTCCCCGGGCGGGAGCGGAGGaccgcgccgcgccgctccccgccgccgggccaACCCGCCGGGCCAACCCGCCGCCCTCCCGGggctgcgctgcgctgcgctgccCGCGGCGCCCTCCGCACCTCCGCCCGGGCTGAGCCGCGCTCCGCGCAGCCGGCCGGGAAGGGCGCTGCGCGGCGGGTGGTTCTCGCTGTCGGCCTGAGCCgaggggatggggacgggggcGGCCGCCGGACCGGGCACCGCacagccccccgccccccgccccgcacgAAGGGGACCCCGGGGGCCCCCAACCCacctggagctggctggagcagCCGTACTGGATGAGGGGGGTGAAGGTGGTGagctgcagctccgcgtccgCCTGCAGCTCGTGTCCCACCAGGTTGGGCATCTTGGTGACATTGTAGCCCAGGTTCTGGCACATGGCGATGCGGATGGCGTCGCAGCGCCGCTCCTCCTCGTCGCCGaagccccgcgccccgccgagcAGCCCCGCCAGCAGCACGGCCAGCAGCCGGGCACAgccggccgcccccccgccgccccccgccatGGCCCGAGCAGCGCCccaccggccccggccccggctccggccccggccccggccccggccgcgccgTGCCGCACGGGCCGGCTCCAACGgggaggggccgggggcggcTCTGCTGTTAAAGAGCCGAGCCGAGAAACTGCCCAGGGGAGGGACGGCGCCTCCCCGCGCCCTcccagcgccgccgcccccgccccgggagcccggcccgccgcggcgcccctcgggggggacaggggggcgTCCCCCCGGCAGCCGCCACCGCGGAGTGCCCCCGCGCCCTGCGGAGCCCCGACCCGCATCCCCACCCCCGAGAAGCGCTCGTCTCCCCGGCTGCGTCCCGCCACCCCTGGCAGGGGCCCCCCCTCTTCTCCTCGCTGGGGCCCCCCTACCTGCACCCCCCGTCCTTGTCCCTCTGAAACACCCCGGGAGCCCTGTGCgtgccccctctccccacaaCAGGTACCTCCTTCCACCCCTCCCGCGGGCCTGGCGCCACTGGGAGACATCCCCGCCATCCCCAGCGTCCCCACCATGCCTCCCCAGCGTGGGTGCgggtcccaggg contains these protein-coding regions:
- the FZD4 gene encoding frizzled-4, with the translated sequence MCQNLGYNVTKMPNLVGHELQADAELQLTTFTPLIQYGCSSQLQFFLCSVYVPMCTEKINIPIGPCGGMCLSVKRRCEPVLKEFGFAWPDSLNCSKFPPQNDHNHMCMEGPGDEEVPLHSKTSLQPGEECHSMGSNSDQYIWVKRSLSCVLKCGYDAGLYSRSAKEFTDIWMAVWASLCFISTAFTVLTFLIDSSRFSYPERPIIFLSMCYNIYSIAYIVRLTVGRERISCDFEEAAEPVLIQEGLKNTGCAIIFLLMYFFGMASSIWWVILTLTWFLAAGLKWGHEAIEMHSSYFHIAAWAIPAVKTIVILIMRLVDADELTGLCYVGNQNLDALTGFVVAPLFTYLVIGTLFIAAGLVALFKIRSNLQKDGTKTDKLERLMVKIGVFSVLYTVPATCVIACYFYEISNWAVFRYSADDSNMAVEMLKIFMSLLVGITSGMWIWSAKTLHTWQKCSNRLVNSGKVKREKRADGWVKPGKGNETVV